The Arachis ipaensis cultivar K30076 chromosome B07, Araip1.1, whole genome shotgun sequence genomic interval ttgaaaactgttagataatttgatatatttaattaaattataatctaacaattatcaattatcaatTTTATATACAGATAACTATACATAAATTTTTACTATCTTATTATTATTAGGCAATTCTTTGAAGTTATTCTTTCGAAAATAAAGACTAAATTATCATCTGATGTGTATAACTGCATGATAAATTTAATTATGCAGTTAATAATCTATCACATCATTTTGATCAATCTTCTGGGAATGATTAGTGGTGCAAAAGACATATGTTTTAATGCAAATAGATAACTGTAGATGAGAGTAAACTGCAGCATTAGGTAGTATCTAAAAATTGCAATTTGCTTAGATTTTGTCTGGTTGCATACCAGTTGTTTGATAGTTTGCCTCAGAAAAACCATTTCATAAATCTCttacacacacacaaacacaaatACACCCTTTGGACATAATCAAAAGCcaaacaaaactcaaaaacagtaATCAATTAAGCTACCAAGCTTGGTCTTCATCCTTTTTCACACTGCACAATAATTCAGATATTCTTATCTGCATAGATTGAAGtatatcctctctctctctctctcaacttTTAACTACCTTGTATTATTCTGTCTGTCAactttttctgaattttttaattctctttcttctctctttcatgTCTATCCATCTATTTTATGAGCGTCAGGctcttgtgtatatatatatagcatgcTGCCATGTGCAGCTTGTGTGGCACTTGAATTTTGTGGTTTTGATCTGGGTTTGCTTTGTTTTTTTCTGTTATCAGCACCCCTTTTGGCCATTTAATACTTCCTTGAAGGGTTTTTCAGTTCAATTTTCCAAAATTGCTGAAAAGTTCCTACCTTCCTTTAATTAATTTCAGGGTGAATTTCTggggattttttttttggtttcccagTTTAGAGCTGAAATTAGTTCACTTTGAGCTGAAATTAAGAACTGAGTTGTTTTTTTTCTGTTGAAAAGCTCTGGATCTTTGTGATTTAAAGTGTCTTGCTTTTTAGGTGGGAGGTGGGGTCCTAAGTTCATATANNNNNNNNNNNNNNNNNNNNNNNNNNNNNNNNNNNNNNNNNNNNNNNNNNNNNNNNNNNNNNNNNNNNNNNNNNNNNNNNNNNNNNNNNNNNNNNNNNNNNNNNNNNNNNNNNNNNNNNNNNNNNNNNNNNNNNNNNNNNNNNNNNNNNNNNNNNNNNNNNNNNNNNNNNNNNNNNNNNNNNNNNNNNNNNNNNNNNNNNNNNNNNNNNNNNNNNNNNNNNNNNNNNNNNNNNNNNNNNNNNNNNNNNNNNNNNNNNNNNNNNNNNNNNNNNNNNNNNNNNNNNNNNNNNNNNNNNNNNNNNNNNNNNNNNNNNNNNNNNNNNNNNNNNNNNNNNNNNNNNNNNNNNNNNNNNNNNNNNNNNNNNNNNNNNNNNNNNNNNNNNNNNNNNNNNNNNNNNNNNNNNNNNNNNNNNNNNNNNNNNNNNNNNNNNNNNNNNNNNNNNNNNNNNNNNNNNNNNNNNNNNNNNNNNNNNNNNNNNNNNNNNNNNNNNNNNNNNNNNNNNNNNNNNNNNNNNNNNNNNNNNNNNNNNNNNNNNNNNNNNNNNNNNNNNNNNNNNNNNNNNNNNNNNNNNNNNNNNNNNNNNNNNNNNNNNNNNNNNNNNNNNNNNNNNNNNNNNNNNNNNNNNNNNNNNNNNNNNNNNNNNNNNNNNNNNNNNNNNNNNNNNNNNNNNNNNNNNNNNNNNNNNNNNNNNNNNNNNNNNNNNNNNNNNNNNNNNNNNNNNNNNNNNNNNNNNNNNNNNNNNNNNNNNNNNNNNNNNNNNNNNNNNNNNNNNNNNNNNNNNNNNNNNNNNNNNNNNNNNNNNNNNNNNNNNNNNNNNNNNNNNNNTTTTTGGAGAACTTTTTTGGTTCTATATGGTGCTGGAAAGCTGATATCTGTGGTAATTTATGATCAATTTTGCATTTTTTTCCCTCCCCTTCTAATTGAGGTTCTTCAattttgattctcttcttttgGGGATATTAATGGTTTTCTTACAAATCTAGACTGCAAAGTTAGTAGTTGCCAAGAGGGGGTTTTCCATATTCAAGCTGAATTCTGGTTGTAGGTTTATCATTTGCCGGAAGACAAACTTTGAGGTTATTTCTTATCCTAACAATTTCTCTGTTTTTCTCAATATGTGTAACTTAAAATCAAGCATCAATGAGTAAGTTTAAGAAGAATATTTCTGCTGTGCTGCATTTCTGGTCTCAATTAGATCTCTAGGAATGTTGCAGTCCTTGCACCATGCATGCCTTTGATAATTTGCATCTTTGGCTTTGTAAATATTGGTTAAGATCACAAGCAATAGTAACATGTCCTCAATACACATAACATTGAGTTTACTTTTGAGTTAGGAACTGAATTTTGATATGCATTTCAGGTAGGTTCCTTGTAAGTGAGCTGAAGTTCCATTCATCACAAAAGTTTCAAGGGGGCATAGAGGATGAGTCAGCCTAAGATTAAGCGTCGTATCGGTAAATATGAGGTTGGGAGGACCATTGGAGAGGGAACTTTTGCAAAGGTGAAATTTGCAAGGAACTCGGAGACTGGTGATCCTGTGGCTCTCAAGATTCTTGACAAGGAAAAAGTTCTCAAGCACAAGATGGCTGAACAGGTATTGTTTGGAGAATCATTCACTTTGTTGAATAAGTTGGCCTGTTCTCTTACATTTACCCTGCATATTTCTTACAATGTCTACCTTTTCATGAACAAAATTTTTGGTGAAAAAGGTTATAGACTTTGTAGGAAAAGCTTGCTTTAGACCCTCACATTAATGAGGTTAAGTCTCTTAGATGTTTGTAATGTGTTTTTGCAGATCAGGCGCGAGATAGCTACAATGAAGTTAATCCAGCATCCCAATGTTGTTCGACTATACGAGGTCTCTCTCAGAAACATACATGAGAATGATCTTGTCTTCTCTTTAAgtctagaattttctaaaatgCACTGACATCAGGTGCTTCCATGCGAGCCAAAGTGGTTAATTTCCGCATCTACTATCTCAAAAGGAAACTACTTTTGCATGCATGGCAGCGCTTGATTTGACGATTATTTTTAGCGTCAGTGCATTGAAATCAAACTTTTCTTATTATACTTTAAGATTCTCAAAGTATCTTGGCAAATTATTTAATGCCATAGGGAGCTTTTGGAGATTCTCTATAAAAATGAACTATATACTTGTTCACTTGAAGTTTTAAAAAATGTTGGATCATATCATTACATGCATAGACTACACTTAAATAATTCTGATGCTGCTGCTTTCTATCCAAGACTAATTGAGatggaatgaataaaaatatCTCATTATTCAAAGTACTTCTTTACTTGTACTTTTTTATATTGTTCAATGGAAGGCTGAAAAAATGAGTCCATCTATGTATCCTTAAATATTGTTCTTCCCCACCATTTTTGTCTTCTCTTCCAACTTTCATATTGTGTTTGAGAGCATTAAGACTGCATAACCCTTTATGTCAGGAGTCCAATCCCCTCTAACATTGTGAAACTTTTTTGTTTGCAGGTCATGGGaagtaaaacaaaaatatatattgtTTTGGAGTTTGTGACTGGGGGAGAGCTCTTTGACAAAATTGTGAGTAAATAAATTATTCTTGCCTATCAAAGGCTTCATTTCATTTTCAATTGGTTCAAGAACTTTTTGAGAAAAGTAAAACATGGCAACTTTTTGGATCATATTTGTGGTTCATCAATGCTGTAGTGCTTATGATACTGGACTTAGTCCAAGTTATGATACTCTTTCTTTCCTTCAATGAGCATTGTTTTATCGGCATTGTTTCAGACAGGATTCCTTTGGATCTTAGCACCTAAGTTCCATATTTATATACGTTCTAATGGAATCTATTGCTGTGAAGGTAAACCATGGACGAATGAGTGAAAACGAAGCACGAAGATATTTCCAGCAGCTTATAAATGCTGTTGATTATTGCCATAGCAGGGGTGTCTTCCACAGAGACCTGAAGGTAAGGCCCTTTAGCCACACTTGAGGGACATAGAAAACAGTTTAATTGAGCTTGATATTATAAGAAAGTAACTCTGACATataatttttgtatatattttttaactTCTTCCTGCAGCCTGAAAATCTGCTATTGGATACTCTTGGAAACCTTAAAGTTTCTGATTTTGGGTTGAGTGCACTCTCCCAACAAGTCAGGGTAAGAATGATTAATCGCCTTCTGAATTTTACTTTGTTGTTTATCTTTATTCATTACATTGATCTTGCTTTTGTTAGGTGAATTAGCTGATACAATTATTATCATGTAGAAAcattgtttttatatttttggttttttatttttattctttttaatatgTTGAAGGAAAATGtactaataatatttaaattatacGAGTGTGATTCTGTACTGACCGTTTTCTTCTAGTGGATATAATCATATAATGGTCAATAATTTCGGATTTAGTTCTTGCCAATGTTGTTTGCTGTTGTAATTCGGATCTAGTGATTCTGACAGATGATTAGATAAATGACTCAGTCATAGAATTTGATTTGTGTAGCTTTATGGATGTTTAAAGGATACCGAAGTTGACAATTTTTTGGTCTAGGCTCGGCTGTGCTTCACTCTAGGTATAACTACTTAGGACCTAAGACATGgtataaatttttctttttgagtcAGACTCAGGAAGCTATTCCCATACTAGATTTAAGCTTTAGGAATATAAAGAATTGTAAACTCAGAAAAATTCTGCTATATTGTTCATAAAATTACACTAACCCTATACAAGTACATGAATACAAAAACTGGATTATTCACATTGGTAACTAAAAAGGCTACACTTCAATTAGTAAGGAATATATAGCCGTGAAAATCAATAATTTGATGATGTAACTATCTATTTTGAACATATTCTTGTAATGTAAACCTATATCTTTAAAAATGTTTGTTATGGCAGGATGATGGACTTCTTCACACTACATGCGGAACACCAAACTATGTTGCTCCAGAGGTACAGAGAAATGTCATGTCATGATAGTTAGTTTATTGCGAAAGATATGCTGAATTTCATGCATCAGAATAATCCTTATAACTATATGTTTGTCTTGCATAGGTCCTTGAAGATAGAGGCTATGATGGGGCAACCGCGGACTTGTGGTCGTGTGGTGTGATTCTCTTTGTGCTGGTTGCAGGTTACTTGCCTTTTGATGACCCAAATCTAATGAACCTGTATAAAAAAGTGAGCACTTTTTAACTGTATTTCACAATTATGTTCGTTTCTACTTTTATCCCCCTCCTCCTTATTACCTTCATTTCTTGATCGACAGATCTCGGCAGCTGAGTTTACTTGCCCGCCATGGCTTTCTTTCAGTGCAAGAAAATTGATCACTCGAATCTTGGATCCTAATCCTGAGACTGTAAGGATCAGCATTTTACTTTATGACTGCTTCTATATGTGTGAAATTTCACTTCTGTTCTCAAATTGGAACTCATTTTACTTGTGAAAGTTTTAACCTGCTATTCTGCCTTGGTTGTTTCCAATGATCACTTGTAACTAATCTTCATCAGCTTGATATAATGATTATTTAAGACATGCTAATGTACCTTTTAAAAGGGTGAGCCTTGGCGCATGCCGCACGGTAAGATTGCTACCTTCTGACCCGGAGTAAGGCTGCATACATCTATCCTTCCAGGTGGGAGCCTCGTGCACTAGGCCGCCCTTCTTTATGAACTTTCTAGAACACATTTATCTAATCCCTGCTCTGCAGAAACGACCGGTGAAAGGAAAAGAATAGGAGCTAATGATTAATCTTACATGTCTGTTTATGTATCAGTACTTGTTAAATTATGTCTGCACACCTAAGTTGCCCTATCTGTATTGCAGCGTATCACTGTTGCTGAGATTTTGGAGGATGAATGGTTTAAGAAAGATTATAAGCCTCCAGTTTTCGAGGAGAAAGGGGAAACCAACCTCGATGATGTCGAAGCTGTCTTCAAAGATTGTGAAGTATGTTGATGAACTAGAGATGCTTTTGTGATTGCTTTTGTGTATGTTCTGGAATGTATTTTGTCTCATAGAGGATTTTACCTTTTTCAGGAACACCATGTAactgagaagaaggaagaacaacCAACACCCATGAATGCA includes:
- the LOC107608838 gene encoding CBL-interacting serine/threonine-protein kinase 3; this translates as MSQPKIKRRIGKYEVGRTIGEGTFAKVKFARNSETGDPVALKILDKEKVLKHKMAEQIRREIATMKLIQHPNVVRLYEVMGSKTKIYIVLEFVTGGELFDKIVNHGRMSENEARRYFQQLINAVDYCHSRGVFHRDLKPENLLLDTLGNLKVSDFGLSALSQQVRDDGLLHTTCGTPNYVAPEVLEDRGYDGATADLWSCGVILFVLVAGYLPFDDPNLMNLYKKISAAEFTCPPWLSFSARKLITRILDPNPETRITVAEILEDEWFKKDYKPPVFEEKGETNLDDVEAVFKDCEEHHVTEKKEEQPTPMNAFELISMSKGLNLENLFDIEQGFKRETRFTSKSPADEIINKIEEAAKPLGFDVQKKNYKMRLENVKAGRKGNLNVATEIFQVAPSLHMVEVRKAKGDTLEFHKFYKNLSTCLDDVVWKTEEDMQKKEAK